Proteins encoded by one window of Aspergillus puulaauensis MK2 DNA, chromosome 4, nearly complete sequence:
- a CDS encoding WD40 repeat domain-containing protein (BUSCO:EOG09262A6N;~COG:A;~EggNog:ENOG410PFEV;~InterPro:IPR001680,IPR024977,IPR036322,IPR015943, IPR032847,IPR019775,IPR020472,IPR017986;~PFAM:PF12894,PF00400;~go_component: GO:0071013 - catalytic step 2 spliceosome [Evidence IEA];~go_function: GO:0005515 - protein binding [Evidence IEA];~go_process: GO:0000398 - mRNA splicing, via spliceosome [Evidence IEA]) → MTTLLHSSHSILYKMASLLGAGYDSSDDEMRNAPATSASQIVAAPEVNTEDQAHMQMMLANTSSKALTYNATYDDISRPSQGPSNPFKTAEAGHGLKRKNVPTGFAESAAISESTFAAQHRTFQSLGYTRNPTLPGQFVGDLDQAAQFGGRDVVQMRPSKEASATLRAKRQKKGDSSIVEGPGAYLGPWAKYQDDDQVYEEELASDEEIVEEEEEEQVGSAPMPAMSKEATDYQDDTSKVETTEFHGSEEYDYQGRTYMHVPQDLDIDLKKPVGSVKNYVPKKLVHTWKSHTKPISSLRFFPQSGHLLLSSAADGKAKIWDVYHSRELLRTFSGHSKAITDTDFNRTGRTFLTASYDRQMKLWDTETGQCISRFSTGKTPHVIRFNPSADLGHEFIAGMSDKKIVQFDTRSGELVQEYDHHLAAVNTLTFVDQDRRFISTSDDKSLRAWEYGIPVPIKFIAEPYMFALTRAAPHPNGKYVAFQSGDNQIVVYGATDKFRQNRKKSFRGHNNAGYGIDLKISPDGQFICSGDSAGYVCFWDWKTGKMYHKVQAGGKEGGATTCLDWHPQETSKVVTGGLDGNIRYWD, encoded by the exons ATGACAACTCTTCTCCATTCTTCACACTCAATTTTATACAAAATGGCTTCATTACTCGGAGCCGGTTACGACTCCAGCGATGATGAAATGCGGAATGCCCCAGCGACATCTGCTTCTCAGATTGTCGCGGCCCCAGAAGTGAACACAGAG GACCAAGCTCACATGCAAATGATGCTCGCTAATACCTCGTCGAAAGCACTCACATACAACGCGACATACGACGATATCTCGCGCCCCTCACAGGGCCCCTCGAACCCGTTCAAAACCGCAGAAGCTGGACACGGTCTAAAGCGCAAAAATGTTCCCACAGGATTCGCCGAGTCCGCTGCCATCAGCGAGTCCACGTTCGCCGCCCAGCATCGCACATTCCAGAGTTTGGGGTATACCCGCAACCCTACCCTTCCCGGGCAGTTTGTTGGCGATCTCGACCAGGCTGCGCAGTTTGGTGGGCGTGATGTTGTGCAGATGAGGCCCTCGAAAGAGGCGTCGGCGACGCTGCGCGCGAAGCGtcagaagaagggcgattCAAGCATTGTGGAAGGTCCTGGTGCTTATCTTGGTCCTTGGGCGAAATATCAAGACGACGATCAGGTTTATGAAGAGGAACTTGCCAGCGACGAGGAGatcgtggaggaagaggaggaagaacaggTTGGGTCGGCTCCTATGCCGGCAATGAGCAAGGAAGCAACCGATTACCAGGACGACACGTCGAAGGTCGAAACAACTGAGTTCCACGGCTCGGAGGAGTACGATTACCAGGGCCGAACATACATGCACGTCCCTCAAGATTTGGATATCGATCTCAAGAAGCCCGTGGGCAGCGTCAAGAACTACGTGCCCAAGAAACTCGTCCACACCTGGAAGTCGCATACAAAACCAATTTCCTCACTCCGCTTCTTCCCGCAATCCGGGCACCTTCTGCTCTCGTCTGCAGCTGATGGCAAGGCCAAGATCTGGGACGTATATCATTCGCGGGAACTACTGCGCACGTTCTCCGGCCACTCCAAGGCCATCACAGATACAGACTTCAACAGAACAGGCCGCACCTTCCTAACAGCATCCTACGACCGTCAGATGAAACTCTGGGACACCGAAACAGGCCAGTGCATCTCGCGCTTCTCCACGGGCAAAACACCCCACGTCATCCGCTTCAACCCCAGCGCAGACCTCGGCCACGAGTTCATCGCCGGTATGTCCGACAAAAAAATCGTTCAGTTCGACACCCGCTCCGGCGAACTCGTCCAGGAATACGACCACCACCTTGCCGCCGTCAACACCCTCACCTTCGTCGACCAAGACCGCCGCTTCATCTCCACCTCCGACGACAAGTCCCTCCGCGCCTGGGAATACGGCATCCCCGTCCCGATCAAATTCATTGCAGAACCATACATGTTCGCGCTCACGCGCGCTGCACCCCATCCAAACGGAAAATACGTCGCGTTCCAGTCCGGCGATAACCAGATCGTCGTGTACGGCGCAACAGATAAATTCCGTCAGAACCGCAAGAAGAGTTTCCGCGGGCACAACAATGCTGGGTATGGTATTGACCTCAAGATCTCGCCTGATGGACAGTTTATCTGCTCCGGTGATAGCGCCGGGTATGTATgcttctgggactggaagaCAGGCAAGATGTATCATAAGGTTCAGGctggggggaaggagggcgGTGCGACGACCTGTCTTGACTGGCATCCGCAGGAGACGAGTAAGGTTGTTACAGGTGGCTTGGATGGGAACATTAGGTATTGGGATTAG
- a CDS encoding EF hand domain protein (COG:S;~EggNog:ENOG410PG6V;~InterPro:IPR011992,IPR043145,IPR028846,IPR002048, IPR018247,IPR000433;~PFAM:PF00036,PF13499,PF00569;~TransMembrane:1 (i16-32o);~go_function: GO:0005509 - calcium ion binding [Evidence IEA];~go_function: GO:0008270 - zinc ion binding [Evidence IEA]): MSDSQPRIAFARYRPLFYLLSGVAAAYALVYIRNNLFSSSSSQSPIRRQKAVRRRRRTGIDESAPVDTPSFRAIAHLEQLERQNGVYGTFRIETEDGRRVESGLLPSLLATRDQLMEEVGVPEAHAERMREMMEDTFLESFFALDFPSTHIIETESREREYLMEQLQRRGISRSGIERAVARFNADNNYGEDLRRRRQNGERVTLSTSNFPDEPPQTHVMDGGETVVDDQSVFSWREGGNDNMQAPEGQNLLNLLYHIAEDQARKDGYIHRGVTCNSCGAMPIQGIRYRCANCIDYDLCETCEAMGVHIKTHLFYKVRIPAPFLGNPRQSQPVWYPGKPSMLPRNLPRSLAKRMMKDTSFEGTELEALWDQFRCLANREWAEDPNKLGMAIDRKTFDRCFVPNTSVRPPPPSLIYDRMFAFYDTNNDGLIGFEEFLKGLASLNNKSQDERLRRVFRGYDIDGDGFVERKDFLRVFRAYYTLSRELTRDMVAGMEDDFLEGCTRDVVLGSQPISSAFPGNIPSGEASRPGEGKRVNQEGDMEIVDNEGVLRPDGVDSGNRHSVVGEAAVRRQFGRSQPLLPVRFGTSGSSAAEASGSRIRSSARDDHDDDSDDHDDHDDHDDESDSSSAVSDRWPPAEHIQEEDIVNALGSYVPIEDITDPDDRARIGTAVYNRMCDSDRRRVDSTRRQGIDERWRRRAFYTDEEDGGTAPPGYKTDSDAEEDEDVDVPMPDYESQPPSPRSRSSSKVRFQDDLTDADDDYEDVRSNPSTSSRSILVGERWGGFEVPEVERDVGKEILYQVTQQGFNEILDIMFKPKEDLLMECYRTRTERKLWAREIEQVEQTEAASANRGDTQSTTDDHDGGLDLSQYRERPLDELLGRAGYSLSNSATESGEDGPGPELREELRLPIHDHENTDAEDNDSVRPTHLANPEETDAVEPSASHSSHSLIEPQDNLVLSPTPGPRTLPGMDEATHPDLELDPDYDPTLPHHRPNDESVLLTTLPPSLLLRPNGATSTFPAPPSLSPSSPEAEATAPKRAPSPIQPLPPTSPARSPSASSLLRKRQGPTNPPPRATLSRWAYLNRVEQESKERGGAGAKLNFEEFSKRMAADRGRKLAFVANWIEMASF; encoded by the coding sequence ATGTCCGACTCGCAACCAAGGATAGCCTTTGCACGATACCGTCCGCTCTTTTATCTTCTCTCCGGAGTTGCTGCGGCGTATGCTCTCGTATATATTCGGAACAACCtcttctcctcatcatcctcacaGTCACCCATCCGCCGCCAAAAAGCCGTTCGTCGTCGCAGAAGGACTGGAATCGACGAGAGTGCACCTGTCGACACGCCTTCGTTCCGAGCCATCGCCCATTTGGAGCAATTGGAGCGTCAAAATGGAGTGTACGGGACCTTTCGCATAGAGACTGAAGATGGCCGGCGTGTTGAGAGTGGGCTGCTTCCGTCGCTCCTTGCGACGCGGGATCAGCTCATGGAGGAGGTCGGCGTCCCCGAAGCCCACGCCGAGCGGATGCGCGAGATGATGGAGGACACATTCCTAGAATCGTTTTTCGCTCTGGATTTTCCGTCCACGCATATAATAGAGACCGAAAGTCGGGAGAGGGAATACTTGATGGAGCAGCTCCAGCGACGTGGTATTTCCCGGTCAGGAATCGAGAGGGCAGTCGCAAGGTTCAACGCGGACAATAACTATGGAGAAGACCTCCGCCGTCGACGACAGAATGGAGAAAGAGTTACTCTGTCGACTTCGAATTTCCCGGATGAACCTCCGCAGACACATGTTATGGACGGTGGAGAGACTGTCGTCGACGACCAGAGTGTATTCTCGTGGAGAGAGGGCGGCAACGACAATATGCAGGCACCTGAAGGCCAGAACCTGCTGAACCTTCTCTATCACATTGCAGAGGACCAAGCAAGAAAGGATGGATACATTCATCGTGGTGTCACCTGCAATAGCTGTGGAGCTATGCCCATCCAAGGGATCCGCTACAGATGCGCCAACTGCATCGACTACGATCTTTGTGAGACTTGTGAGGCAATGGGAGTACACATCAAGACACATCTTTTCTACAAGGTCCGAATACCCGCTCCGTTCCTAGGCAATCCTCGGCAGTCCCAACCTGTATGGTATCCCGGAAAGCCTTCGATGCTTCCACGGAATCTACCGCGCTCGCTAGCAAAACGCATGATGAAGGATACTAGCTTCGAAGGAACTGAACTAGAAGCTCTCTGGGACCAGTTTCGGTGTTTGGCGAACCGTGAGTGGGCGGAGGATCCGAATAAATTGGGCATGGCAATTGATCGAAAGACATTTGACCGCTGCTTTGTACCCAATACATCCGTCCGCCCTCCACCTCCGAGCTTGATTTACGATCGTATGTTTGCATTTTACGACACAAATAATGACGGGCTCATCGGGTTCGAGGAGTTCCTGAAAGGTCTCGCTAGTTTGAACAATAAGAGCCAAGATGAGAGACTACGTCGCGTCTTCCGCGGTTATGATATTGATGGAGACGGCTTTGTCGAACGAAAAGACTTCTTACGGGTTTTCCGGGCGTACTATACCCTCAGCCGAGAGCTTACTCGAGATATGGTTGCGGGTATGGAGGATGACTTTCTTGAAGGTTGCACACGCGATGTTGTGCTTGGAAGTCAACCAATTAGCTCCGCTTTCCCCGGAAACATCCCTTCAGGTGAAGCTTCAAGGCCGGGAGAAGGCAAGCGCGTTAACCAAGAGGGCGATATGGAGATTGTGGATAACGAGGGCGTGCTTCGTCCCGATGGTGTTGATAGTGGAAATCGACATTCTGTCGTTGGCGAAGCTGCAGTTCGGCGCCAATTTGGTAGATCACAACCTTTGTTGCCCGTACGTTTTGGCACGTCTGGGTCTAGTGCGGCAGAAGCATCTGGTAGTCGGATAAGATCAAGTGCTAGAGACGATCATGATGACGACTCGGATGATCATGATGACCATGATGACCATGATGACGAGTCAGACAGCTCTTCGGCTGTAAGCGATCGCTGGCCGCCAGCAGAGCATattcaagaagaagacatcgTGAATGCGTTGGGGTCGTACGTGCCTATTGAGGACATCACGGATCCGGACGACAGAGCTCGCATCGGAACAGCCGTGTATAACCGAATGTGCGATAGCGATCGAAGACGCGTTGACTCGACTAGGAGGCAGGGAATTGATGAGCGGTGGCGTCGAAGGGCTTTCTACAcggacgaagaggatggtgGAACTGCACCTCCTGGTTACAAGACGGACTccgatgccgaagaagatgaagatgttgatgtgcCAATGCCAGACTACGAATCACAACCGCCCTCGCCACGTTCTCGGTCATCGTCTAAGGTGCGTTTCCAAGATGATCTGAccgatgccgacgacgacTATGAGGATGTTAGGTCTAacccatcaacctcctcgcggAGTATTTTGGTCGGCGAGAGATGGGGTGGATTTGAAGTGCCGGAAGTCGAGAGAGATGTTGGCAAGGAAATTTTGTACCAGGTCACCCAACAAGGATTCAATGAAATTCTTGACATCATGTTCAAGCCGAAAGAGGATCTGCTCATGGAGTGTTACCGGACCCGCACTGAGCGGAAACTTTGGGCCCGCGAGATTGAGCAAGTTGAACAAACGGAAGCCGCGAGCGCGAACCGAGGCGACACACAGTCAACCACCGATGACCATGACGGTGGTTTAGACCTGTCTCAGTACCGAGAGAGACCTCTGGATGAGCTCCTCGGTCGAGCTGGATACTCCCTCAGCAATTCTGCCACTGAGTCTGGTGAAGATGGGCCTGGCCCCGAACTGCGTGAAGAGCTCAGACTGCCTATTCATGACCATGAAAACACCGATGCAGAGGACAACGATAGCGTCCGACCAACCCACCTTGCAAATCCTGAAGAAACTGACGCGGTGGAACCGTCCGCTTCCCACTCCTCGCACTCGTTAATAGAACCACAGGACAACTTGGTTCTCTCACCAACTCCGGGCCCTCGAACTCTCCCAGGCATGGATGAGGCCACTCATCCCGACCTCGAGCTGGATCCCGACTACGACCCTACCCTCCCCCATCACCGCCCTAATGACGAAAGTGTTCTGCTCACTACCCTTCCAccttccctcctccttcgccctAACGGCGCAACATCCACCTTCCCTGCACCACCTTCgctctccccctcctccccagaagctgaagccaCAGCACCAAAACGCGCGCCCTCaccaatccaaccccttcCCCCAACATCGCCAGCCCGTTCTCcatctgcctcctccctgcTACGAAAACGTCAAGGACCAACGAATCCACCGCCACGCGCCACCCTCTCACGTTGGGCATACCTCAACCGTGTTGAACAAGAATCAAAGGAGCGCGGTGGTGCAGGCGCGAAATTGAATTTTGAGGAGTTTTCGAAGCGTATGGCTGCTGATCGCGGAAGGAAGCTGGCGTTTGTGGCCAATTGGATTGAGATGGCTAGTTTCTAA
- a CDS encoding putative ATP-dependent permease ADP1 (COG:Q;~EggNog:ENOG410PGHX;~InterPro:IPR043926,IPR000742,IPR027417,IPR003593, IPR017871,IPR003439,IPR013525;~PFAM:PF01061,PF00005;~SECRETED:SignalP(1-20);~TransMembrane:7 (n3-13c20/21o312-334i839-860o872-894i915-940o952-975i982-1002o1068-1091i);~go_component: GO:0016020 - membrane [Evidence IEA];~go_function: GO:0005524 - ATP binding [Evidence IEA];~go_function: GO:0016887 - ATPase activity [Evidence IEA];~go_function: GO:0042626 - ATPase-coupled transmembrane transporter activity [Evidence IEA]) — protein sequence MRLQLLLALGISLSKSSAFAQGNSSATDVDSLLFSSLDDRPGGCPPCFNCQLDAFQCAQFANCNKNSGKCICPPGFTGEDCSQPLCGALPDPQRPPRQGKNCACKDGWEGINCNVCKTNEVCNAMMPTGEDGVCYKEGVTVRQNFQMCDVTNRKILDQLKERTPQVTFSCEAEDKTCNFQFWVGQVESFYCGLDTCEWGLDTDYNQNSTHYKCENIQCKCIPGRMLCGEEGSIDIGDFLSQSIKGPATFSTTSTIGGSEDDGSKFKEPAMDDLIKSVFGDKSITLQCSSGECVHKTEVPGYQRPVKKINTPLIAGVIAGCALFVVAVILGLWYMSRRSRYGPIHLPLSDDSDDEASKLLAEHRPAALYWDNVSYFVNGKEILSGIQGAAQPGQISAIMGASGAGKTTFLDLLARKNKRGIVQGDFYVNGEKVGDSDFKSMIGFVDQEDTMLPTLTVHETILTSALLRLPRDMSRATKEQRVVEVEKQLGIYHIKDQLIGSEEGSGRGISGGEKRRVGIACELVTSPSILFLDEPTSGLDAFNAFNVVECLVTLAKTYNRTVIFTIHQPRSNIVALFDRLILLANGKTVYSGSFATCQQYFDNAGYSCPPGFNIADYLVDLTMHAGNTTHFHSDEEENTLLAVRSDPSKTASSSLRAVKSVASASNASMEDNSGASFDYSRRPKGKRRTSLKQRQDRQLYSRRKDPEAPPTPRTDEEDATVGEAAGSDQNQQWLRLSRQQQGQTPPQVLDDPDNLPPAAPGQTDLDLMVAHYAESDVARSVREEITSAIQHARTANGSINSEISSESATRRAKGYARVSLGRQFIILSQRTWKNLYRNPMLMLTHYAIAILLAVLCGYLFYGLTDDIKGFQNRLGLFFFVLALFGFSTLTSLTVFSSERLLFVRERANGYYHPITYYAAKVVFDIVPLRLIPPILMGVIVYPMTGLIPASGVFFKFILVLVLFNLAAATICLFIGIVFRDGGVANLIGSLVMLFSLLFAGLLLNHDAIPPSALWLQSLSIFHYGFEALIVNEVTFLTLIDHKYGLDIEVPGASILSAFGFDTLAFWKDVIGLAVFSGAFLVIAYVAMHFLLVERR from the exons ATGCGATTACAGTTACTTTTGGCACTTGGCATCTCCTTGTCCAAATCGAGTGCCTTTGCACAGGGAAACAGCTCTGCGACCGACGTTGATTCATTACTCTTCTCCAGCCTCGACGATCGACCGGGCGGCTGTCCACCGTGTTTCAACTGCCAACTCGACGCCTTCCAATGCGCCCAATTCGCAAATTGCAATAAGAACTCTGGAAAATGTATATGCCCGCCCGGTTTCACTGGAGAAGACTGCTCGCAACCACTATGCGGAGCACTTCCAGATCCCCAGCGACCGCCCCGACAAGGCAAAAACTGTGCCTGTAAGGATGGCTGGGAAGGAATCAACTGCAACGTCTGTAAGACAAATGAGGTCTGCAATGCGATGATGCCTACCGGTGAAGATGGTGTATGCTATAAAGAAGGTGTGACAGTGAGGCAAAACTTCCAAATGTGTGATGTGACAAACCGGAAGATCTTGGACCAGCTGAAGGAACGAACACCCCAAGTGACCTTCTCGTGTGAAGCCGAGGACAAGACTTGTAACTTCCAGTTTTGGGTCGGCCAGGTTGAGTCATTTTACTGTGGTTTGGATACCTGCGAATGGGGTCTGGACACCGATTACAACCAGAACTCGACTCACTATAAATGCGAGAATATCCAATGCAAGTGCATACCGGGGCGTATGCTGTGTGGTGAAGAAGGCTCTATCGACATTGGGGACTTTCTCTCTCAGTCAATCAAGGGCCCGGCCACCTTTTCAACGACATCCACTATCGGTGGCAGCGAAGATGACGGCAGCAAATTCAAGGAACCCGCAATGGATGATTTGATCAAGTCCGTTTTTGGGGACAAGAGCATCACTCTTCAATGTTCTTCGGGTGAATGTGTTCATAAGACTGAAGTCCCAGGATACCAACGTCCGGTCAAAAAGATCAACACCCCTCTTATCGCAGGTGTTATTGCCGGCTGTGCCTTatttgttgttgctgtcatTTTAGGTCTTTGGTATATGTCTCGACGATCTCGATACGGCCCCATTCACCTACCTCTTTCGGATGATTCCGACGACGAAGCGTCAAAACTTCTTGCGGAACATCGCCCAGCTGCTCTCTATTGGGATAATGTCTCCTACTTTGTCAATGGAAAGGAGATCCTTAGCGGAATCCAGGGTGCAGCGCAACCCGGGCAGATCAGTGCTATCATGGGTGCTTCGGGTGCGGGGAAAACCACTTTCCTCGACCTTCTGGCCAGAAAGAACAAGCGCGGTATTGTCCAAGGAGACTTTTACGTTAATGGAGAGAAGGTGGGTGACTCGGATTTCAAGAGCATGATCGGCTTTGTGGATCAAGAAGATACCATGCTTCCCACCTTGACCGTGCACGAGACAATCTTGACGAGCGCGCTGTTGCGCCTGCCCCGAGACATGAGCCGAGCTACTAAAGAACAACgggtggttgaggttgaaaaACAACTAGGAATATACCATATCAAGGACCAGTTGATCGGCTCTGAAGAGGGTTCAGGCAGAGGCATTTCTGGTGGAGAGAAGCGCCGAGTTGGAATTGCTTGCGAATTGGTCACCAGTCCTAGCATCCTGTTTTTGGATGAACCTACAAGTGGGTTGGACGCATTCAATGCATTCAACGTGGTCGAATGCTTGGTGACATTGGCGAAAACTTACAACCGCACCGTTATTTTTACCATCCATCAACCGCGTTCTAACATTGTGGCTCTTTTCGATCGCCTGATTCTCCTAGCCAACGGCAAAACCGTCTACTCCGGATCATTCGCAACATGCCAGCAGTACTTTGACAATGCAGGCTACTCGTGTCCACCGGGATTCAACATCGCCGATTACTTAGTCGACCTCACAATGCATGCTGGCAACACCACCCATTTCCAcagtgacgaagaagaaaacacgTTATTGGCCGTGCGCTCCGACCCGTCAAAGACCGCGTCGAGTAGTCTGCGAGCCGTCAAGTCCGTTGCGAGTGCATCAAATGCGAGTATGGAAGATAACTCTGGCGCAAGCTTTGATTATAGCAGACGGCCAAAGGGTAAGCGACGAACGTCTCTTAAACAGCGACAAGACCGCCAGCTTTACTCCCGACGAAAAGACCCCGAGGCGCCGCCCACCCCTCGAactgatgaggaggatgcaACTGTGGGAGAGGCAGCAGGAAGCGATCAAAATCAGCAATGGTTGCGACTGtcccgccaacaacagggTCAGACGCCACCCCAGGTTCTTGACGACCCAGACAATTTGCCTCCAGCCGCTCCAGGCCAGACAGACTTGGATTTGATGGTTGCTCACTACGCTGAATCCGACGTCGCGCGGTCGGTGCGTGAGGAGATTACTTCGGCTATTCAGCATGCCCGTACTGCAAATGGTTCTATTAATTCGGAAATCTCGTCTGAATCTGCCACTCGTCGTGCAAAGGGTTATGCCCGGGTTAGCCTAGGACGCCAGTTCATCATTCTATCGCAACGGACATGGAAAAATCTTTACCGAAACCCCATGCTGATGCTCACACATTACGCTATTGCCATCCTGCTTGCCGTCCTCTGCGGTTACCTCTTCTATGGCCTCACGGATGACATCAAGGGATTCCAGAATCGACTAggtctctttttcttcgtgCTAGCCCTGTTCGGATTCAGTACATTGACCAGCCTGACTGTATTCTCGTCAGAACGTCTTCTGTTCGTGCGAGAGCGCGCTAACGGCTACTACCACCCCATTACCTACTACGCGGCGAAGGTAGTCTTCGATATTGTCCCACTCAGACTCATTCCTCCGATTCTCATGGGAGTGATTGTGTACCCGATGACTGGACTCATTCCCGCATCAGGCGtgttcttcaagttcatccTGGTATTGGTTCTCTTCAACCTTGCCGCTGCTACAATCTGCTTGTTTATCGGGATTGTCTTCCGCGATGGCGGGGTGGCCAATCTGATTGGCAGTTTGGTCATGCTATTTAGTCTATTGTTCGCTGGACTGTTGCTTAACCACGACGCGATACCACCATCTGCGCTGTGGTTACAATCG CTGTCTATATTCCACTATGGTTTTGAAGCATTGATTGTTAACGAGGTAACGTTCCTAACGTTGATCGACCACAAATATGGACTCGATATCGAAGTTCCGGGGGCTTCTATTCTCAGTGCCTTTGGATTCGATACACTCGCATTCTGGAAGGATGTGATTGGACTTGCCGTTTTCTCTGGGGCCTTCCTTGTGATTGCATACGTAGCGATGCATTTCCTGCTTGTTGAAAGGCGATAA
- the ERV14 gene encoding cornichon family protein (COG:O,T,U;~EggNog:ENOG410PPPS;~InterPro:IPR033466,IPR003377;~PFAM:PF03311;~TransMembrane:3 (i7-29o59-82i111-133o);~go_process: GO:0016192 - vesicle-mediated transport [Evidence IEA]): MSGEAWLYLLAVLINAVNLFLQVFFTIMYSDLECDYINPIDLCNRLNAYIIPEASVHAFLTFLFVINGYWLAIFLNLPLLAFNAKKIYDNQHLLDATEIFRKLNVHKKESFIKLGFHLLMFFFYLYSMIVALIRDESH, encoded by the exons ATGTCCGGTGAAGCATGGCTCTACCTATTGGCGGTGTTgatcaacgccgtcaaccTGTTCTTGCAGGTCTTCTTCACTATCATGTACAGTGATCTCGAGTG CGACTATATCAACCCTATCGATCTGTGCAACCGACTCAACGCCTACATTATCCCCGAAGCTAGTGTCCACGCCTTCCTtaccttcctcttcgtgaTCAACGGCTACTGGCTTGCAATCTTTTTGAACCTGCCATTGTTGGCTTTCAATGCCAAGAA AATCTATGACAACCAGCACCTTCTGGACGCGACCGAGATCTTCCGCAAGCTCAATGTACACAAGAAG GAATCCTTCATCAAGCTTGGTTTCCACCTTTTGATGTTCTTCTTCTACCTCTACAGCATGATCGTTGCCCTTATCCGCGACGAGTCTCACTGA